From the genome of Flavobacterium sediminis:
GTAACAATGCGCCATGTTTTACGCCTACTTTTACTTCTTCTATTCTTTTTTGCAACCATTCTTTTTTGGCTTGTAACAATAAAACCCGTTCCTGTAACAACAATACTGTAAAATAGAGTTGGTTTACTTTTGCCTTAAGCTGATACAAGGTCACAGCCACTTGCTGTTGCGCTACTTTAGTTTGCGCTTGTTTCAGGTTGGCATTCGCTTTTACAAAACCTCCGTTATATAATAACTGATAGGCATCTAACGTCGCTTTGTATTGATCTTTGTTCAACGGATCTACCGTAACACCCGGTAATGAAATCGGCATCTTAGTTACATCTGATTGATACGTTGCCTGTGCATTTACATCAAGCTTGGGCAATTTTGCTTTATTAATAGAGCTTGTCTCTAATTCTCCTTTTTCAGCCAAAAGCTCGTATTGAGATGCTACCGGATAATTTTTCTCTACCTCATCGTAGCAATTTCTGAGGCTCACTTTTTCTTGCGCCAGAGTAAAAAAAGGAACCAATAGCAACAGGTATCTTTTCATCGTTTTATAGCATTAATAATTTGTTCGGTAATGTGTTTTTTTCGTTCTTCTAATAAGACCTCAAATTCTTCTTCTGAAATCTCTAAAATTCCTTTAACCAGAGTTTGTGCCGCAAAAGGAAAGACAGTCATGGAAAAAATATCGAGCAACAACTGTTTCGGATTCATCTTTTTTATGATTCCTTGCTCCATTTCTTCCTGAACTTGTTTGATTAATTTGATAGGATTTGGCCTTGCTTCATTTGACAAAACTTCTTTAACAAATTGCGGATTGTTATTCATTTCCTGAATAATAAAAGCCGGTAAAAACCTGTTCTTCTTCACAAATGAAATATAATTCTCCGTAAACTTTTCAATCTTCACAAAAAGCGAATCCGATGAATTAAAAATTTCATTCATCTGGGGAGCAATCTGATAAAAAGCATTTAAAAATACAGCTTTAAAAAGCTGCTCTTTACTTCTAAAAAAATAATGCAGCATCGCTTTGTTGATCCCGGCTTCATCTGCAATTTCCTGCATTCTGGCACCCGCAAATCCTTTCTGCTGAAACACAGTCCGTGCAGCATTAAATATTTTCTCTTCAGTTGTCATTAACTGTTTAGTTTAACCATTTGGTTAACAAAAATACTAAAAAAAAGTAAACAAGCTCAAAGTGAAGTTGTTTACTTCTTATTTTTTAATGTTCGCCGTAGCCTACGTCATCCATTTTTCCTTTAAATACACGGTATTGTACTACCATATAAATTAACACCAAAACCAAAGCTACAAAGAACCATGCCATTCCCATAGACAAACCGTATTCGTGAGCCGCTACATTTTCAACGGTCAATGACGGATTGATCTCATTCGTTGATGGCAATAATTTAGGAAAAATTGAAGCCACCGTTGAAGACAAGCCGCCTAACAAAAACAAGGTTGAAAATAAAAACCCATAACCGTCTTTTTTGAAACTTTTTACTTTGAACAAACCAAACAAGCCAGTAAAAGTAATAGCCGGCAAAACCCAAAGAAACGGATATTGTATAAAATTATGAAAAGGTTGCGGTTCAATAATGTGCCAGATCAATAATGATGCAATCACTAACGCAAACAAAACAAAATTCAGTTTAAAAACAACATCTTTTAATTTGGTGTTCAATTCCGAATTGGTTTTAAAGATAATCCAATTGGCTCCGTGAATGGTCAAAGCCACAACAGCAATAACGCCTAACATCAGTGTAAACCAATCAATAATTCCTAAATGTTCTGCTTGCGGACTGAAGCTTTCATTCCATAAAGGTAAAAAGAAATAATGTGCTTCCTGCGTTGCAACACCATTTTCAACCATTCCTAAATTTACACCTCTGACTACATTCCCCAGAGCTGCTCCGAAGAACAAGGCTAACAATAAACTGGCAATTCCGAAAGCTTTATCCCAGATAGCTTCCCACATCGGATGATGTATCTGACCTCTCAATTCTAAACCTATAGCTCTAAAGATCAGCAACCATAACACCATCATCAAAGGGAGATAGAATCCACTGAAAGAAGAAGCGTATAAGGTTGGAAAAGCGA
Proteins encoded in this window:
- a CDS encoding TetR/AcrR family transcriptional regulator encodes the protein MTTEEKIFNAARTVFQQKGFAGARMQEIADEAGINKAMLHYFFRSKEQLFKAVFLNAFYQIAPQMNEIFNSSDSLFVKIEKFTENYISFVKKNRFLPAFIIQEMNNNPQFVKEVLSNEARPNPIKLIKQVQEEMEQGIIKKMNPKQLLLDIFSMTVFPFAAQTLVKGILEISEEEFEVLLEERKKHITEQIINAIKR
- the cydB gene encoding cytochrome d ubiquinol oxidase subunit II; its protein translation is MEYFWYIILVAMLAVYVVLDGYDFGAGIIHLFFAKTEKDKKAITNAIGPFWDANEVWLIAAGGVLFFAFPTLYASSFSGFYLPLMMVLWLLIFRAIGLELRGQIHHPMWEAIWDKAFGIASLLLALFFGAALGNVVRGVNLGMVENGVATQEAHYFFLPLWNESFSPQAEHLGIIDWFTLMLGVIAVVALTIHGANWIIFKTNSELNTKLKDVVFKLNFVLFALVIASLLIWHIIEPQPFHNFIQYPFLWVLPAITFTGLFGLFKVKSFKKDGYGFLFSTLFLLGGLSSTVASIFPKLLPSTNEINPSLTVENVAAHEYGLSMGMAWFFVALVLVLIYMVVQYRVFKGKMDDVGYGEH